In a single window of the Marinobacter bohaiensis genome:
- a CDS encoding potassium/proton antiporter, with protein sequence MDPTLTLIGALMLVISILLSPLSSRLGMPVLLIFLGVGMLMGEDGPGGIRFDDFELTFVVGNLALAVILLDGGMRTRAETFRVGLKPALLLASVGVLLTAGIAAVAAHWLFGLPWLAALLMGAIISSTDAAAVFSLLQGRGLHLNERVGATLEIESGSNDPMAIFLTLALLALLTREESGLMGSFWLLIEQFGIGAVMGLVGGRLMVWLVNWVRLMPALYPLLVVAAGIVLFSVTNLLSGSGFLAIYLAGVVLGNRSVRMMPMILQVHDGLAWLAQMSLFLILGLLVNPSQLMPLAGGALVLSLVLILLARPLAVFATLWPFSFNRRELTFISWVGLRGAVPIVLALFPMMAGLPEAPLIFNIAFFVVLVSLLVQGSSLARAARWLRLEVPAPEEPYRRLPLDVPAAGDHELMLFPLRGDRWADPRPLRRLQLPERAAVAGIFRERQCLSPAPDTEVRQGDVLAVFALSDSLTQLGQTLSGREPPRYLMERAFFGDFVLNGDALLGDVEQVYGIEFDELPPDLSLADCFARRTKGHPVVGDQVRLGPVTLVARATEADRVTQVGLKVDDGHKTTPGF encoded by the coding sequence ATGGACCCGACCCTCACCCTGATTGGCGCCCTGATGCTGGTGATCAGCATCCTTCTGAGCCCCCTGTCCAGCCGGCTGGGCATGCCCGTTCTTCTCATCTTCCTCGGCGTCGGGATGTTGATGGGGGAAGACGGGCCCGGGGGGATCCGCTTCGACGATTTCGAGCTGACCTTCGTGGTTGGCAACCTGGCCCTGGCGGTGATCCTGCTGGACGGCGGGATGCGCACCCGGGCCGAAACCTTCCGCGTGGGCCTCAAGCCCGCCCTGCTGCTGGCCTCCGTTGGCGTCTTGCTGACCGCCGGTATCGCCGCGGTGGCGGCGCACTGGCTGTTCGGCTTGCCCTGGCTGGCGGCGCTGCTGATGGGCGCCATTATCTCCTCCACCGACGCCGCCGCGGTGTTTTCGCTGCTGCAGGGGCGCGGTCTGCACCTGAATGAGCGGGTGGGCGCGACCCTGGAAATCGAGTCGGGTAGCAACGATCCCATGGCGATCTTCCTCACCCTGGCCCTGCTGGCGCTACTGACCCGGGAGGAGTCCGGGCTGATGGGCAGCTTCTGGCTGTTGATCGAACAGTTCGGTATTGGCGCGGTCATGGGGCTGGTCGGCGGCCGCCTGATGGTTTGGCTGGTCAACTGGGTGCGCCTGATGCCGGCGCTCTATCCGCTGCTGGTGGTGGCCGCAGGGATCGTACTGTTCTCGGTGACGAACCTGCTCTCGGGCAGCGGTTTCCTGGCCATCTACTTGGCCGGTGTGGTGCTGGGCAATCGCTCGGTGCGGATGATGCCGATGATCCTGCAGGTGCACGACGGCCTGGCCTGGCTGGCGCAGATGAGCCTGTTCCTGATCCTCGGGCTGCTGGTGAATCCCAGCCAGCTCATGCCGCTGGCCGGTGGCGCCCTGGTGCTGTCGCTGGTCCTGATCCTGCTGGCGCGGCCGCTGGCGGTGTTCGCCACCCTCTGGCCGTTCAGCTTCAATCGCCGTGAGCTGACCTTCATCAGCTGGGTCGGGTTGCGCGGCGCGGTGCCCATCGTGCTGGCGTTGTTCCCGATGATGGCGGGCCTGCCCGAGGCGCCCCTGATCTTCAACATCGCCTTCTTCGTGGTGCTGGTGTCCCTGTTGGTCCAGGGCAGCTCCCTGGCCCGTGCGGCGCGCTGGCTGCGGCTGGAGGTCCCGGCGCCGGAGGAACCCTACCGGCGCCTGCCGCTGGACGTACCGGCGGCCGGTGATCACGAGCTGATGCTGTTCCCCCTGCGCGGCGACCGCTGGGCCGATCCGCGCCCGCTGCGCCGGCTCCAGTTGCCTGAACGCGCCGCGGTGGCCGGCATCTTCCGGGAGCGCCAGTGCCTGTCGCCGGCGCCCGATACCGAAGTGCGCCAGGGTGACGTGCTGGCGGTGTTCGCCCTGTCCGACAGCCTCACCCAGTTGGGCCAGACCCTGAGCGGGCGGGAGCCGCCGCGTTACCTGATGGAGCGGGCCTTCTTCGGCGACTTCGTGCTCAACGGCGACGCGCTGCTGGGGGATGTGGAGCAGGTCTACGGCATCGAGTTCGACGAGCTGCCACCGGACCTGTCCCTGGCGGACTGCTTCGCACGTCGCACCAAGGGCCATCCGGTGGTGGGCGACCAGGTCAGACTGGGCCCGGTCACGCTGGTGGCGCGGGCCACCGAGGCCGATCGCGTTACCCAGGTGGGCCTGAAGGTCGACGACGGCCACAAAACCACACCGGGTTTCTGA
- a CDS encoding diguanylate cyclase, with amino-acid sequence MAQRTADAEREVVHSRFEQEARSRILLVEELIQGQMLELDALRRFISLESELTRSEFSSLARLSDRIPMTVAWIESVSADRLDAYLERMDYYYHFRYHLRRPAALLASQVAKPPRHFPVSYQESSVPEANLVGVDTAYLEDRVRAYERAMVGGVPVLISGIRNLDDPGDASGVLVVAPVFHEDAGRGVTDRHFGTLRGFVTMGFRLSDLVQWLSTVHQDRPGMILSFRGDADPASGSAGPMIAGLSYTDTLALADGAMAVTAVPERIDAWQPRPTAIVVLLTGITGTVLVAALLGTALYRRRQAEASVERRTVELRGALDALSELEARWQFALEGSGDGVWDYDIAKREVFFSDGWKSMLGYTRDEIGSGPDEWVELIHPDDVAACRHDLMEHIEGKVPYYENVHRLRCKDGSYKWILDRGKVIEWAAPGQPARIIGTHSDISHVKQTELELRETNAFLSGLLASAESVAIITASQEGTVTLFNRGAEALLGYRAEDVVDKVCPTLFYDHDELEAWGHWLSAQAGRTVHGFEVLKAGIEQGHFASERWTFVCENGERRKVQLTLSKIRDGEGEARGYLAIATDMTDYLRAVDALEQNDRLLQDLTANVPGVIYQFLVRPDDTSCFPYISDGVRRVFEISPEEANRDARKALARIHPADIEEVDASIRKSAKQLVPWVSEFRVRLPSYGERWLRGESTPRRTPDGGTVWHGYISDISEIKKLEFQLREQATIDPLTGAFNRRHLESYWKREMARYRRQEEAFSMILLDIDHFKTVNDAHGHDVGDEVLVSLGRLLRSEVRSTDVVYRLGGEEFLVLCENTELDGARRLAELLRDQLRQRAMPFPGRVTASFGVVEVELDEPMAQAFKRLDELLYLAKANGRDQVMSSPYESAL; translated from the coding sequence GTGGCCCAGCGCACGGCGGACGCCGAGCGTGAGGTCGTGCATTCCCGTTTCGAGCAGGAAGCGCGCTCGCGCATCCTGCTGGTCGAGGAGCTGATTCAGGGGCAGATGCTGGAACTGGACGCCCTGCGCCGCTTCATTTCCCTGGAGTCCGAGCTCACCCGCAGCGAGTTCAGCTCGCTGGCCCGCCTGTCCGACCGTATTCCCATGACCGTGGCCTGGATCGAGAGCGTTTCTGCCGATCGGCTCGACGCCTACCTCGAACGCATGGACTACTACTATCACTTCCGCTACCACCTGCGCCGTCCGGCCGCGCTGCTGGCCAGCCAGGTCGCCAAGCCGCCCCGGCACTTTCCGGTCAGCTACCAGGAGAGCAGCGTCCCCGAGGCCAACCTGGTCGGGGTGGACACCGCTTACCTCGAGGACCGGGTGCGTGCCTACGAGCGGGCCATGGTCGGCGGTGTGCCGGTGCTGATCAGCGGCATTCGCAACCTGGACGACCCGGGCGATGCCTCCGGCGTGCTGGTTGTCGCGCCGGTCTTCCATGAGGACGCCGGGCGCGGCGTCACCGACCGTCATTTCGGTACCCTGCGCGGTTTCGTCACCATGGGGTTCCGGCTAAGCGACCTGGTTCAGTGGCTGTCCACGGTGCATCAGGATCGCCCCGGCATGATCCTGAGCTTCCGCGGCGATGCGGATCCGGCCTCTGGAAGCGCCGGACCGATGATCGCCGGGCTGTCCTACACCGACACTCTGGCGCTGGCGGACGGCGCCATGGCAGTGACCGCGGTGCCGGAGCGCATCGATGCCTGGCAGCCGCGACCCACGGCGATCGTGGTGTTGCTGACCGGGATCACCGGGACCGTACTGGTCGCTGCCCTGCTGGGCACCGCGTTGTATCGCCGACGTCAGGCGGAGGCCAGCGTGGAGCGTCGTACCGTGGAGTTGCGCGGTGCGCTGGATGCGCTTTCCGAGCTGGAGGCGCGCTGGCAGTTCGCGCTGGAAGGCTCGGGGGACGGGGTGTGGGACTATGACATCGCCAAGCGCGAAGTGTTCTTCTCCGACGGCTGGAAATCCATGTTGGGGTACACCCGTGACGAGATTGGCTCGGGGCCCGATGAGTGGGTGGAACTGATTCATCCGGACGACGTGGCCGCCTGCCGACACGACCTGATGGAACACATCGAGGGTAAGGTGCCCTATTACGAAAACGTGCACCGGCTGCGCTGCAAGGATGGCAGCTACAAATGGATTCTGGATCGCGGCAAGGTCATCGAATGGGCCGCACCGGGCCAGCCCGCGCGGATCATCGGCACCCACTCGGACATCAGCCACGTCAAGCAGACCGAACTGGAGCTGCGCGAAACCAACGCTTTCCTGTCGGGCCTGCTGGCGTCAGCGGAGAGTGTGGCCATCATCACCGCCAGCCAGGAGGGCACGGTCACCCTGTTCAACCGCGGCGCCGAGGCACTGCTGGGCTACCGCGCCGAGGACGTGGTGGACAAGGTCTGCCCCACGCTGTTTTACGATCACGACGAACTGGAGGCCTGGGGGCACTGGCTGTCGGCCCAGGCCGGGCGGACGGTGCACGGGTTCGAGGTGCTCAAGGCGGGCATCGAACAGGGGCATTTCGCCTCGGAGCGCTGGACGTTCGTGTGCGAGAACGGCGAGCGCCGCAAGGTGCAGTTGACCCTGTCCAAGATCCGCGACGGCGAGGGCGAAGCCCGGGGCTACCTGGCGATCGCCACCGACATGACCGACTACCTGCGGGCGGTGGATGCCCTGGAACAGAACGATCGCCTGCTGCAGGACCTGACCGCCAACGTGCCCGGTGTGATCTACCAGTTCCTGGTGCGGCCGGACGACACCAGCTGCTTCCCCTACATCAGCGACGGCGTGCGGCGGGTTTTCGAGATCTCGCCGGAAGAAGCCAACCGGGATGCCCGCAAGGCGCTGGCTCGCATCCACCCGGCGGATATCGAGGAGGTCGACGCCTCGATCCGCAAATCCGCCAAACAGCTGGTGCCCTGGGTCTCGGAGTTCCGTGTCAGGCTGCCGTCCTACGGCGAGCGCTGGCTGCGGGGCGAATCCACGCCCCGGCGAACGCCGGACGGCGGCACCGTCTGGCATGGCTACATCTCCGACATCTCCGAGATCAAGAAGCTGGAGTTCCAGCTGCGCGAACAGGCGACCATCGATCCGCTGACCGGCGCGTTCAACCGGCGCCATCTGGAGAGCTACTGGAAGCGCGAGATGGCGCGCTATCGGCGCCAGGAGGAGGCCTTCTCGATGATCCTGCTGGATATCGACCACTTCAAGACCGTCAACGATGCCCATGGGCACGATGTCGGCGACGAGGTGCTGGTGTCCCTGGGGCGCCTGCTGCGCAGCGAGGTGCGTTCCACCGATGTGGTGTACCGGCTGGGCGGCGAGGAGTTCCTGGTGCTGTGCGAAAACACCGAGCTGGACGGTGCGCGGCGCCTGGCGGAGTTGCTGCGGGACCAGCTACGCCAGCGTGCCATGCCCTTCCCGGGACGTGTGACCGCCAGTTTCGGGGTGGTGGAGGTCGAACTCGATGAGCCCATGGCGCAGGCCTTCAAGCGTCTCGACGAGCTGCTCTATCTGGCCAAGGCCAACGGTCGCGACCAGGTGATGTCATCCCCCTACGAGTCCGCGCTCTAG
- a CDS encoding oxamate carbamoyltransferase subunit AllG family protein: protein MGEVVPDVHARSLLHAGPPYAEGPLPAPVHNAAINAVLFERLADNAKDAAAMLERGDFRLSPAQDFGVTTPLAQVVSASMPVFVIGDGDRHVYAPLVEGAPPALRFGSPDSRCVGNLRLHARFAAMELNDSLAKHPVPLASVIEYALANGNDCHTLTDQANHALLSHLSGLSQSYRTLLEKSPGFVLPVLMGACGWLLRYGKSAIAAGGGNGREFGLRLKSQRHWLTTVAEPPTGPRFPAQVGKTALGAIGDSAVIDLCGLGGQALNCAPSLVSEWRGLLPDDLESRHATVLDADTGIVSPAEVVRHRTPPIINLALVGADQEGGILGKGFYQPPLTLFQQLTERMAQ, encoded by the coding sequence TTGGGCGAGGTAGTTCCCGATGTCCATGCCCGCTCGCTGTTACATGCTGGACCGCCCTATGCGGAAGGCCCTTTACCCGCACCGGTCCACAACGCGGCCATCAACGCCGTTCTTTTCGAGCGTCTTGCAGACAATGCAAAAGACGCCGCGGCCATGCTCGAACGAGGGGATTTCAGGCTGAGTCCCGCCCAGGACTTCGGTGTCACCACACCGCTGGCCCAGGTGGTTTCGGCGTCGATGCCCGTATTCGTTATTGGCGATGGCGACCGTCACGTCTACGCCCCCCTCGTTGAGGGTGCACCTCCAGCCCTACGTTTCGGCTCGCCTGACTCACGGTGCGTGGGTAACCTTCGACTGCATGCGCGTTTCGCTGCCATGGAGCTGAATGATTCGCTGGCCAAACATCCCGTTCCACTCGCAAGCGTCATTGAATACGCCCTGGCCAACGGCAACGACTGCCATACCCTGACTGACCAGGCCAACCATGCGTTGCTGAGCCACCTGAGCGGTCTGTCCCAAAGTTATCGCACGCTGCTGGAAAAGAGCCCGGGCTTCGTTCTACCGGTGCTGATGGGCGCCTGCGGCTGGCTGTTGCGTTACGGCAAGAGCGCTATCGCCGCGGGTGGCGGCAATGGCCGGGAGTTCGGACTGCGCCTGAAAAGCCAACGCCATTGGCTCACGACAGTCGCCGAACCGCCAACGGGCCCAAGGTTCCCCGCTCAGGTTGGCAAGACTGCCCTTGGTGCAATCGGCGACAGCGCTGTCATCGACCTATGCGGCCTCGGTGGCCAGGCCCTCAACTGCGCGCCCTCTCTGGTGAGCGAATGGCGGGGCCTGCTCCCTGATGACTTGGAAAGCCGTCACGCTACCGTGCTTGATGCAGACACCGGAATTGTCAGCCCCGCAGAGGTGGTTCGCCACCGAACACCGCCCATCATCAACCTCGCCCTGGTCGGAGCTGATCAGGAAGGCGGCATACTCGGTAAAGGCTTTTACCAGCCGCCACTGACCCTCTTCCAGCAGTTGACGGAAAGGATGGCCCAATGA
- a CDS encoding ABC transporter substrate-binding protein: MLSTKRLLASLLVGTLASTSAFAADPIKIGVSQPLTGSVAASGNYVTNGAKIAAAKINEDGGLLGREVELIIEDNKSNPREAVNAAEKLILRDKVPVIMGAWSSTFTLATMPKLEEYGVPMVVETSSSSKITKAGNPWVFRIAPTSEMEAQAFAKKLATFDPPIRKVDFLSVNNDWGLGASQEFEKMFKEHGIEIGRKETVAPSAVDLSAQLSALKDTGSDTLIVTSGVEQLTLGIRQAAEQQLPQRIVTTGGSFPEPLLESPGPDGYTSTHLLFFSPWTAESAVYPEVAEGFVKAWNDAGYSFPGLSEGFRGYDGIMTIAAAIEDAGTAEPEAIRDALWGVDVKGVNGDISFFKDGPEGKESGQNEPNVYVVQLKDGEVSAQ, from the coding sequence ATGTTAAGTACAAAGCGCTTACTGGCCTCGCTGCTGGTCGGTACCCTGGCATCCACCTCAGCATTTGCGGCCGATCCCATCAAGATAGGGGTCTCACAGCCATTGACCGGTTCTGTGGCTGCATCGGGCAACTACGTAACGAACGGCGCGAAGATTGCGGCGGCCAAAATCAACGAAGACGGCGGTCTGCTGGGTCGCGAGGTGGAACTGATCATCGAGGACAATAAGTCCAACCCGCGAGAGGCGGTCAACGCCGCCGAGAAGCTGATCCTGCGGGATAAAGTGCCCGTCATCATGGGTGCCTGGAGTTCCACGTTCACCCTCGCCACCATGCCCAAACTGGAAGAGTACGGCGTGCCGATGGTGGTCGAGACCTCCTCATCGAGCAAGATCACCAAAGCGGGTAACCCCTGGGTGTTCCGGATCGCTCCCACATCCGAGATGGAGGCCCAGGCTTTCGCCAAGAAGCTGGCGACGTTCGATCCGCCGATCAGGAAGGTGGATTTCCTGTCCGTGAACAACGACTGGGGACTCGGCGCGTCCCAGGAGTTTGAGAAGATGTTCAAGGAACACGGTATCGAGATCGGTCGTAAGGAGACGGTCGCTCCCTCTGCTGTCGACCTGTCTGCTCAACTCTCGGCTTTGAAGGATACCGGCAGTGACACGCTGATCGTGACCTCCGGTGTCGAGCAACTCACCCTCGGTATCCGTCAGGCGGCGGAACAGCAACTGCCGCAGCGTATCGTCACCACGGGCGGGTCATTCCCTGAACCCCTGCTTGAATCGCCGGGTCCGGACGGCTACACCAGCACCCATCTTCTGTTCTTCTCCCCCTGGACAGCGGAAAGCGCGGTCTATCCCGAGGTGGCAGAAGGCTTCGTCAAAGCCTGGAATGACGCCGGCTATTCATTCCCGGGGCTGAGCGAGGGGTTCCGTGGCTATGACGGCATCATGACGATTGCCGCCGCCATCGAGGATGCCGGCACCGCCGAACCGGAGGCGATCCGTGATGCGCTCTGGGGCGTCGATGTGAAGGGCGTCAATGGCGACATCAGCTTCTTCAAGGACGGCCCGGAAGGCAAGGAAAGTGGCCAGAACGAGCCCAACGTCTACGTCGTCCAGCTCAAGGACGGCGAAGTTTCCGCTCAGTAA
- a CDS encoding branched-chain amino acid ABC transporter permease yields the protein MDEIFQHIVNAMVLGSTYALLGIGLTIIFGIMRVVNFAHGELYTLGAYVAYGMVALLKLDFFSSILVAAAVGMLVGALIEFVFLRRKDLKNIDEVMLIMIGIMIVMQNLELLAWGGVAKIIPTPFSQDPISFGSISIAPTRLFVFGVAAVLLFIFYLGIERTRFGLAIRATFQDQDAARIVGVNVKRIYTLTFALGSAMAAVAGALLAPMFVATPMMGDLASLKAFAIVILGGLGNLGGAALGGFLLAFIEEFGASYISSAYRDAFGFLVIIIVMLFRPQGLFSVKERVG from the coding sequence GTGGACGAAATCTTTCAACATATCGTCAATGCCATGGTGCTGGGCTCGACCTATGCGCTGCTGGGCATTGGCCTGACGATTATCTTCGGCATCATGCGCGTGGTGAATTTCGCCCATGGTGAGCTGTACACCCTGGGGGCCTATGTCGCGTACGGCATGGTGGCCCTCCTTAAACTGGACTTCTTTTCCTCCATCCTGGTCGCCGCCGCCGTCGGGATGCTGGTAGGCGCACTCATCGAGTTCGTTTTCCTGAGACGCAAGGACCTCAAGAACATCGATGAAGTGATGCTCATCATGATCGGCATCATGATTGTCATGCAGAACCTGGAACTGCTGGCCTGGGGAGGCGTCGCCAAGATCATTCCCACGCCCTTCTCACAGGATCCGATTTCGTTCGGTTCGATCTCGATTGCGCCCACACGCCTTTTCGTCTTCGGGGTGGCTGCAGTCCTCCTGTTTATTTTCTACCTGGGCATCGAACGAACCCGCTTCGGCCTGGCCATCCGTGCGACATTCCAGGACCAGGATGCGGCGCGCATCGTCGGCGTGAACGTCAAGCGGATCTACACCCTGACCTTTGCCCTTGGCTCCGCCATGGCCGCCGTAGCCGGCGCGCTGCTGGCGCCCATGTTCGTCGCCACCCCGATGATGGGCGACCTGGCGAGCCTGAAGGCGTTTGCCATCGTCATCCTCGGTGGACTGGGCAATCTCGGCGGTGCAGCGCTGGGCGGCTTCCTGCTGGCGTTTATCGAGGAGTTCGGGGCCAGCTACATTTCCAGCGCCTACCGTGACGCGTTCGGCTTCCTGGTCATCATTATCGTCATGCTGTTCCGCCCCCAGGGGCTGTTCTCGGTCAAGGAAAGGGTGGGCTGA